Part of the Benincasa hispida cultivar B227 chromosome 11, ASM972705v1, whole genome shotgun sequence genome, ggaagaagaagatggagatgtaGTTCCCTTTTTCCTCCCTCGGCGAGTAGGGCTGGGCGTTTCAACAACCCCATTGCCGTCGCCATTGACGGAAGCTCTTGGTGTGTTTTGTTTCAGGGATTGAGATGAGCTCTGTAAATGATGTGACTTGAAAATCAGAGATAAATCTAGAGTTTTAGCTCTGTAATTTGATGAGTAGAAAGGAAGAAAACAGGAAAATTGAACATGGGGGAGAGAAAGGGTTGAAGGAAGGAGCTGAAATGAAGCCATGGCTgcttcaattttagggtttatcCATATTTGCCAACAAAACTTATCTTCAAACCCAAAAACCCAAAAGAAAATTACTGTCGAGCTGGCGTGTCTTTTTCTCGCTAAATAGAATAGAAAACATCAAAGCTTGAAGTTCATCTGACGGCTATAACTTTATTTCTTCATCTGAAAATCTCTGTCAACCACTCGATTAAAGCGGGTCGTCACCCTCAATTCCTTTCTTCCCCTTAAATCAACACGTTGTTTGTTTGACTAATCTTCACCGCCATTCTCCAAAGCTGAAACCCTGTCTCGCTCGCTCTCAGAATTCATCGAAAGAAAGGTGAGAAAACGAGAATCTCTATTTGATTATGTTCACTTTCGATTTCTCTTCGCGAATTTCTTCTTCTGGGTCCAAAAAATCGTGATGTAAATTCCCAAATCATAAGATTTCCTTCATGATTCCTTCCAATATTGGAAACCCCCTTTGCCTTTTTCTGTTGTAAGGATGATCGGTTCATGATTTGACAAGTTTTCTCGTTTTTGCACATGAAGCAGATATGGGATTCTGGACCTTCTTAGAGGGGCTTCTGCTGTTTGCAAATGCCTTTGCAATTCTGAACGAGGATCGTTTTCTTGCTCGGAGAGGATGGACATTAGCAGAGATGTcgagagaaagaagaaatacaCTCAAAGGCCAGGTAATAGGACTCATCCATGCATGCCAATTCTTGAGACTTCCACTCATTCTTttcaacatcatcatcatcatcatcaagcTCTTCTCTGGTTGATTTCAGTATATGAGGTGAAAGAGGTCCCTGTAAATTACTCTATCTTGAAGCATTACATAATCAAATTGAGTGAAATATAGTTTCATTACTggcaatatgtttgttttttcttgaATGACAGATTAACACTCTAGTTTTTGCTCTTAACTTTAGCTTGCATTTTTGTTGTCAACCCACTTTCTGAGTTCATTTCTTTTGTTCACACAAACCTGTAGAAATGATACTAATACATATTCAATGGCTTCAAAATTGAAATGCAAGTTTGGAGGAGCGATCCAGTTTATCTTTACATATGATTGTATTATTCAGAAGAAAGAAACAGAGTTTAGAAATGATACTACATACATCAAAATCAAACACAGAATGCCTAAAAACGCtgcaaatcaaatcaaatcaaatcactCTACTGGTATCATAACTTCATTAGTTCTCAAAGAAGGCAATGTCCAAGGTGGGTTATATCTTGCCAACACATAATCCCCAATCATCTTATGCCCATCTTTCTCCAAGCTTTTCTTTAGATTCTCCACCTTCTGCGCCACTACTCCCTCCGTTGCAATTCCGCTGAATCTCACGACGGCGAGTTTTCTCTCCCCTTCTTCCCTTATCACAACATTTTCATCCACCGGTTTAGGAGCCTCCTCCGCCTTCTTGTACTTGCTGGGTAGCACGAACTGCATCGTCATCGGCTTCCCTTCGCCACCGCCGCCCCCCGTCACCACCGGAGCTGTCATCGGAATTTTCTCCGATTTGGTTATCACCGGCGCCGTCATGGCCACCTTCTCGGACTTGATGTTCTGTGGCTGACCAATGGCTCCGATGTATTTGGCTAATACGGTGAAGCCACCGTCTCTGTTGCCTCTGAACTGGGTCGGATCGTAGGTGACTTCGGCCACCACTGATGGCTCGTATTTGCGGATTTCGTAGTCGGCAGTGGATTGAATCAGCTCGTACTTGGGGGTTTCGACACTGATCTTTCCGAGAATCAAACCCATATTTGGAAAACTTTAGATGTTGAGGTGGTCTAGAGGTTGCTGATTTATACGTTAAGAAGAAGGGCGGTTGCTTGAAGAAGGGGTTGGAATTGGGAAGTTCAGCCATGGAATAAGTGGTGGAAGTTGGAGAATGTGTTTGTGGCTTTTATTCGTCCACGACTACTTTGCTGCAAATGGATCTACCGAAGGAGATGAGTCAAAGCTTTCTTGTGTAAGTAATGCAATTGTTTAGAATCAGTTGCTTTGAAAACGTTTTGAAGCTATCCTGTGGAAATTTGGTAGAATGTTGGATTCACATTGGGGCTTGTAATGCCATATGACGAGAGATCGGAACGTTGTCACGCTGATGCAAGTTTAACCATATCCATTTCAGTTCATAATTTTGGTGCTTATCTTGTAGCTTTTCAATAGTCATTCTCCCAATAACCCAAGACCTTTTGATTTAGGTCGAAAGATGTCCTACAATGAAGCTTTTAATTACAACGACATCAAAGAAGATTAGATCTAAACCACGATGCATGATGCATAGCGGCAATTAGATATGGAAAAGAGGGATTAGGCACATTGCAAAAATCACCGCACGACAAATATCATATTTGGAGAAAGAAGGAGAAAGCAATACACAACAAATGTAGAGTCTTCTCTTCTTTGGTATTTCACCTGGTGACGAAAAGAGGCAGAGTAGTCCTTTTTATTCAAGGAGCAGTGATGACAACAACTAGATGGGAGCAATGACGACGATAAACTGGAAGGTACAGTGATGAtgacaacaaaaccaaaaaagaGACCTTGGTAGAAGCTTCATCGGAAAAGggttgaagaagatgataacaaagggaaaagaaaggaagctacatcaatatatatatgtatacacacacatacactcaattaataaaattcatCAAATCAATCGAGTAACTTATTTAAGGGCCCATCATTTTGTTGTGAGTGTACAAGTGGTCCAAATACCTCAAGGGCCAATTTAAAACATTCCTCGAACTTCAAGCACTAAAATGCTTATTTGTCAACTTCAAACTTTTAAgactaaaaatgtattttcctgagaaataaatatatttgaccttaaatattcataaaacaattAAACGATCCTAaatatttctacaaaaaaacaaatcaaaaaataaaatatttatacaaaaataaaattttgtaaacaaatgatttagaaatatatatcgTTGGTTTAAAGAAACACACAACACATCattaagcattcaaattcatcaattttgattacaaattaagcatattcatcAACTATGAATAGGGTTTCATTATATATCTTTCAAGATACTCTCCAATCTTGAAATTGAGCTGAAATCTTCTCTAATTTTTGttgtggaccaccactagagcttcctTACTATTCTTTAGGAGCCTTATATTGAGTTGTGATactcaaaataagttgaatCAGAGGGAATAAAGGAGTACGACACTGGTTTATCATAGCTAAAGAAACCCTTTCTTCTAGCTTCAGAATTTTAGCAGATTCAATCAATTTGCATGAATTTTTCCTAGCCTTGGAGCTTCAGTTTTGTACCATGAATAAATGTAATCAGATTGCATCAAATAATTTCAGCTCCTCTAGGGAAGGCAATGGGACCAGCTGGGGCGGGGATGCactccccatccccgtccccacCCCATTCCCCATTTTTGGGAGTCGGGGTCGGGGTCAAGGAATCCCCGTTCGGAGATTCGGGTCCCACGGGAAAAAATTTCcgctttttatttatttttattatttaaaagtaaccaaatttaatatttctattgaaattgtaaattttatatagaaaattagtattattgttacatatagttatttaaattaaacattacatgtttgtttttattataaattaataaaaattaaatttattatattagatttttaaaattaagaaaaaatgaaacGATGAGCTATgtttcaataatatatataaataataacaattaaaaaaaaatgggggtGAGAACGGGATCGGGTTCGGGTTTAGGGACGGAGCGAGGATCCCCTCTTGTCCCCAATTGGGGACTCGATTTAAATCCCCGATTTGACCTCGTCCCCGGTCAAATCGAGATTCTCCACCCGACCGATCCCGCGGGGAATTTTGCCATCAGCTCCTCCTTTAGATTTGAGCTGAATTGGGAGTGGAATGGTGAGTAAGGTATTTGCTTGAAAGTGGGAAATCCCACATTTGggattttttccaatttttcattcttttttttttttttttccattttgaaacttaattttcaaaatcaaaatatattttttcaattttaattctttaattaaaattgaaaaatggttaattttacaaaaaaaaattcaacaattaatttttctaataaaattaataattaataattaattaataataattaattttaattttaatattaaatattaaattaatttaacaccaattccaccactatgaatccatattcattaatatttaaaccatattcaaatattaattaattcttcaattttgtttaatttcaaaattaaatgtggaattatcacatataattactaattcccttaattcaaattggaacgtttcaaatcaacttatcacgctattctaaggcttattctgtttgtgagctagtaggaagacctagtggacctacagatcatgggcaacaacgatccgagattaattggctaaactctttacaccgaattaacccccattcgttaactaccagatcactccactaaagcccagtagctgCATTCCCcccattgtagatatattgtgtgcaatcaatataaccatgattagtaagttaacccttcacaggttgttcgtaataacgactgggtcaaaaggctgttttacccccgagatgacctcttgttccttaagttctactgatctACCAATGAactattggtttgtgatctgatcatcaAACTAAGTCCCCCTTGGGtgaatgagagggtggggccccttgtttaagacccgaaatcaacacttaaaggaacaacctctctattatccctgaaAGCGAGTGGGAATGAGTTCCTTCTTgcccctatgttcccagctatctacccggtcttactcctgaaatgagAGGTTTATTAAGTCGATGCTGTTGAGTCAATCCccaactatgaaaatctaaggataatcacgattaaacaggagttcatagttagctcagaattaaggttaagttacctaggttatcgctttgaaatagccagtctcaaacagtaaacaatgttataaagtaagattgactttatttcttggtccgatcttgtgcaaactcattgcacaggacaccttaactcctcatgtcaccacatgaatgatttaggatcacttcgtttgtagtactttacaactccttataaTAACTATAGAGtgagccgcatccgatagtgttactagaataaggcatccaaccttattcggatgctatagatcattttgactatttactcgaacctgatccactcttatgtctcctaCATAAAGTTCAACTCATGTAATAcccatggatcttttagtttattggatttatttctaaaacgaaataagcaatttatatattcaataacaactttattgaatcaaacttcaataataactttattgaattcagaataagtttattgtttacaaaccatgagtttttaggacataaaacccaacaaaatcctatttggactaaaactccagtggtaacatacatatgaatacataatgttgagtttttgagtttacagagaaatacaataaactagggcatctcatacccatggtttacttttaggtatcacatacccatccTTAGGTATCAGATACCCATgggtctttctcccacttgccctaggttatataactcgtagtcctagtctcactaggtgacccttaaacactttagccgagaggatcTCTGCAAATACATTAATATACAGTGGACTTTTATTCAAACAATATaaggaatgcatcttatttccacaatttttttttttctcgataCCATCATCAAGAtttgatgacttgagtttccacTAAAATCAAATTATGGCTAGGCTGTCGTTCATTCCTCCCACTACACCGAGGTACCCTCAACTCTTTaagtaagatgcatctgacctatccaaacaacttttgttacagTGTCAgctttaatcaataactctttattgatatacactttgtttttttatgaaaattaaataatacatggtgatctcgtatacttttctagaaaaatttagcatttgtcaacacaaacacttgattttcttttacttgaaaAGTATACTATTTTTGGTTTGCCTACAGATAGGCATGCCTTTTGAACAATATTCAATATTTAAGGGTTCGACACTAACACATGTGTCGATCTTTTCCAGATTTTTGAactatgtaaacatcttttacatatcataCACAACTTTAATGAGTTTTTCTTATCTCATATGGAATTTCAGAAGCACCCAAAAAttggaatgttgttcaaaacaattaagacaaCTAGGTATAGAGAGTTGCCACTTGacttcatgttctatcaaaatagcCCTAGAAATCTCAGACTTTTGTATtctttacctaataagttttatATACCTTGAACCTTTCAAGTGTTTTAAACTTATTACTTAGGTAAACATAACCatttttcttattgtttttcaaccgttaaatatctaaatatttgaaatggccTTGAACTTTGGTTGGTtttaacagaagttgctttata contains:
- the LOC120092098 gene encoding heme-binding-like protein At3g10130, chloroplastic, which encodes MGLILGKISVETPKYELIQSTADYEIRKYEPSVVAEVTYDPTQFRGNRDGGFTVLAKYIGAIGQPQNIKSEKVAMTAPVITKSEKIPMTAPVVTGGGGGEGKPMTMQFVLPSKYKKAEEAPKPVDENVVIREEGERKLAVVRFSGIATEGVVAQKVENLKKSLEKDGHKMIGDYVLARYNPPWTLPSLRTNEVMIPVE
- the LOC120092099 gene encoding protein transport protein yos1-like; this encodes MGFWTFLEGLLLFANAFAILNEDRFLARRGWTLAEMSRERRNTLKGQVIGLIHACQFLRLPLILFNIIIIIIKLFSG